The following proteins are co-located in the Pseudomonas sp. DY-1 genome:
- a CDS encoding class I SAM-dependent methyltransferase: MKCRGCSAPVHLPLIDLGTAPPSNAYLRSEQLDQAEQWVPLRVWVCESCWLVQTEDYRAADSLFDADYAYFSSFSSSWLEHARRYVQEMIERFSLGRDSRVVEVAANDGYLLQYVAGAGISCLGIEPTTSTARAARDKGLDIREVFFGEAQAQALVAEGWSADLMVANNVLAHVPDINDFLRGFAVLLNADGVATFEFPHLASLLSGCQFDTLYHEHYSYLSLTAVEAMCERNGLKVFDVQQLPTHGGSLRLFVQRASGGRARTGAVEALLACESEAGVRSAAYYSGLAPAALRIKYELLRFLLEARAQGKRVAAYGAAAKGNTLLNYAGVREDLLEWVADLNPHKQGKFLPGSRIPIVSPARIDEERPDYLLVLPWNLLTEVRQQYARIAEWGGRFVVAIPELQVL; this comes from the coding sequence ATGAAGTGTCGTGGCTGTAGCGCCCCTGTGCACCTGCCGCTGATCGACCTTGGCACTGCGCCGCCATCGAACGCCTATCTGCGAAGCGAACAACTCGACCAGGCCGAACAGTGGGTGCCCCTGAGGGTCTGGGTCTGCGAGTCCTGCTGGCTGGTCCAGACCGAGGACTATCGCGCCGCTGACAGTCTCTTCGATGCCGACTACGCCTACTTCAGTTCCTTCAGCAGCAGTTGGCTCGAGCATGCCCGCCGCTATGTGCAGGAAATGATCGAACGCTTTTCCCTGGGCCGGGACAGCCGGGTGGTGGAAGTAGCTGCCAACGACGGCTACCTGCTCCAGTATGTGGCCGGGGCCGGTATTTCCTGCCTGGGTATCGAACCTACCACCAGTACGGCTCGGGCGGCCCGTGACAAGGGCCTGGACATCCGCGAGGTCTTCTTCGGCGAGGCGCAGGCGCAGGCCCTCGTGGCGGAGGGCTGGAGTGCTGACCTCATGGTGGCCAACAATGTCCTGGCTCATGTGCCGGACATCAACGACTTCCTCCGGGGCTTTGCCGTTCTGCTCAATGCTGACGGTGTGGCGACGTTCGAGTTTCCCCACCTGGCGAGCCTGTTGTCCGGATGCCAGTTCGACACGCTCTACCACGAACACTATTCCTACCTCTCGCTGACCGCAGTCGAGGCCATGTGCGAGCGCAACGGCCTAAAGGTTTTCGATGTGCAGCAGTTGCCCACCCACGGCGGCTCGCTGCGGCTCTTCGTCCAGCGTGCAAGCGGCGGCCGGGCTCGCACGGGCGCGGTCGAGGCGCTGCTGGCCTGCGAAAGCGAAGCGGGTGTGCGGAGCGCCGCTTACTACTCCGGCCTGGCGCCGGCCGCGCTTCGCATCAAGTACGAGCTGCTGCGCTTCCTGCTCGAGGCACGGGCGCAGGGTAAGCGGGTCGCAGCCTACGGTGCCGCGGCCAAGGGCAATACGCTGCTGAATTACGCCGGCGTGCGGGAAGACCTGCTGGAGTGGGTCGCCGACCTCAATCCTCACAAACAGGGCAAGTTTCTGCCGGGCAGTCGAATTCCGATTGTCTCGCCCGCCCGTATAGACGAAGAGCGTCCGGACTATCTGCTGGTGCTGCCGTGGAACCTGCTGACGGAAGTGCGGCAGCAATATGCCCGGATCGCGGAGTGGGGCGGGCGATTCGTTGTGGCCATACCGGAGTTGCAGGTGCTATGA
- a CDS encoding DegT/DnrJ/EryC1/StrS aminotransferase family protein yields MSKVHYTKPSIGELELEYVTDAVRNGWGEHCYDYIHRFQGEFARYLGVSHAVATSSCTGALHLGLRALDIGPGDEVILADINWIASAAPVFYVGAQPVLVDVLEDSWCLDPEQVRHAITPRTRAIIAVHLYGNLAAMRELQEIADEHGLALIEDAAEALGSEIDGRKAGSLSTFSVFSFHGTKVMTTGEGGMLASSDAELVRRVEQLNNHGRAAGDMRQFWPSELGHKYKMSNLQAALGCAQLERIDDLVARKREIFAYYAQRLLAALPGARMNPEPTGCLNSYWMPTLVLPVEFSTRRADVLESLRLSGIDARIFFQPLGDTPVFNGVACGPTPIAHDLAQRAFNLPSYHDMSHSDQDRVVDAILFGLDRRASAPAGEPS; encoded by the coding sequence ATGAGCAAGGTCCATTACACCAAGCCCAGTATTGGCGAGTTGGAGCTCGAGTACGTCACCGATGCCGTACGCAATGGCTGGGGTGAGCATTGCTACGACTACATCCATCGCTTCCAGGGCGAGTTCGCCCGTTACCTCGGCGTGTCCCATGCGGTTGCCACGTCCAGTTGCACCGGCGCCCTCCATCTGGGGCTGAGAGCGCTGGATATCGGTCCGGGAGACGAGGTGATCCTGGCCGACATCAACTGGATCGCGTCGGCTGCCCCGGTGTTCTACGTCGGAGCCCAACCGGTGCTGGTGGACGTGCTGGAGGACAGCTGGTGCCTGGACCCCGAGCAGGTTCGCCACGCCATCACACCGAGGACCCGCGCAATCATCGCGGTCCATTTGTACGGCAACCTGGCGGCGATGCGGGAACTGCAGGAAATAGCAGACGAGCACGGCCTGGCGCTGATCGAGGACGCCGCCGAGGCGCTCGGGTCTGAGATAGACGGCCGCAAGGCTGGCAGCCTGTCGACCTTCTCGGTGTTCTCTTTCCATGGCACCAAGGTCATGACCACCGGAGAGGGAGGCATGCTTGCCAGCAGCGATGCCGAACTGGTTCGCCGTGTAGAGCAGCTCAACAATCATGGCCGGGCTGCTGGCGACATGCGCCAGTTCTGGCCATCGGAGCTCGGGCATAAGTACAAGATGTCCAACCTGCAGGCTGCGCTCGGTTGCGCTCAACTCGAGCGGATCGACGACCTGGTAGCACGTAAGCGCGAGATCTTCGCGTACTACGCGCAGCGCCTGCTCGCGGCATTGCCAGGTGCACGGATGAATCCCGAACCGACAGGCTGCCTGAACAGCTACTGGATGCCGACGCTGGTGTTGCCGGTCGAGTTTTCCACGCGAAGAGCCGACGTACTCGAATCGCTGCGCCTGTCAGGCATCGATGCGCGAATTTTTTTCCAACCGCTGGGCGATACGCCGGTTTTCAACGGGGTTGCCTGTGGGCCGACCCCGATTGCTCATGATCTGGCACAGCGCGCCTTCAATCTGCCGAGCTACCACGATATGAGCCATTCGGATCAGGATCGGGTAGTGGATGCGATTCTCTTCGGCCTGGATAGGCGGGCCTCCGCCCCGGCGGGAGAACCGTCGTGA
- a CDS encoding phytanoyl-CoA dioxygenase family protein, which produces MNSPLLSPAQCEAFQRDGLLIVPGFYDLERDILPIQRGIYDIIGLVIDKYRLPISRLPFSAETFDSGYQALIAANRAYGGEVYDAVKQIPAFVRLVAHPLHDCLFRELRGEQALPGVAAGGYGIRIDNPGEERFRANWHQEYPAQLRSLDGLVYWSPLLEVSEALGPVQFCLASHRDGLVPVHASGSGGKTQAYALTLQDEQARIARYAQVAPLTEPGDLVIVDFLLLHASGFNRAQRSRWSMQLRYFNFNEPTGRAHGWKGSFAAGVDFRSIHPELCADREAE; this is translated from the coding sequence GTGAACAGCCCACTGCTAAGCCCTGCGCAGTGCGAAGCCTTCCAGCGGGACGGTCTGCTGATCGTGCCCGGTTTCTACGACCTGGAGCGGGACATCCTGCCGATCCAGCGCGGCATCTACGACATCATCGGCCTGGTTATCGACAAGTACCGCCTGCCGATTTCGCGTCTGCCTTTCAGCGCTGAAACCTTCGATAGCGGCTACCAGGCGCTGATCGCTGCCAATCGTGCCTATGGCGGCGAAGTCTATGACGCGGTCAAGCAGATCCCGGCGTTCGTACGCCTGGTGGCTCATCCGCTGCATGATTGTCTGTTCCGCGAGCTGCGGGGGGAGCAGGCGTTGCCAGGCGTCGCCGCCGGTGGCTACGGCATCCGTATCGACAATCCCGGCGAAGAGCGCTTCCGGGCCAACTGGCATCAGGAGTATCCCGCGCAACTGCGCAGCCTGGATGGCCTGGTGTACTGGAGTCCGCTGTTGGAGGTTAGCGAGGCGTTGGGCCCCGTTCAGTTCTGCCTCGCCTCGCACCGCGATGGTCTCGTTCCGGTCCACGCCAGCGGCTCGGGTGGCAAGACGCAGGCCTACGCGCTGACTCTTCAGGATGAGCAGGCGCGCATTGCGCGCTACGCACAGGTGGCGCCCCTGACCGAGCCGGGTGACCTGGTGATAGTGGACTTTCTCTTGCTGCACGCCTCCGGCTTCAACCGTGCGCAGCGTTCGCGCTGGTCGATGCAGCTCCGTTACTTCAATTTCAACGAACCCACTGGCCGCGCTCATGGCTGGAAGGGTTCCTTTGCGGCCGGCGTGGATTTTCGCAGTATCCACCCCGAGCTATGCGCTGATAGGGAGGCCGAATGA
- a CDS encoding class I SAM-dependent methyltransferase gives MTRTLCQVCAGADLKMLYEMRSGLALTSLGKMYPAATRVWACQACAHLQTDEMDQVDHYYAEQYNILSDSEEEDQIYEVREGRPLYRTEHQLAVLLEKVPLKSDARLLDYGCAKSSSMQALLKRRADLQVHLFDVSDAYQRFWARFLPEQRWATFEPKAEWKDSFDLVTSFFALEHIVQPLQALQRIRALVRPGGYFYCVVPNVATNIADFIVVDHVNHFTESSLACLLQRAGFEVDSIDAGVHRGAFVVLARRPLGALAEPVADTLEVARQLVSLESMAAFWQEAADKVVSYMDDLPEDARCAVYGAGFYGSFITACLGGAGRIRCFVDQNPFLQGRRLFDRPIVAPAELDEDVDTLLVGLNPAHARQIIADIPALQGRSLRQFYL, from the coding sequence ATGACCCGGACCTTGTGTCAGGTATGCGCTGGCGCTGACCTGAAGATGCTCTACGAAATGCGCTCCGGACTGGCGCTGACCTCATTGGGCAAGATGTATCCGGCTGCCACCCGCGTATGGGCCTGCCAGGCTTGTGCTCACTTGCAGACCGACGAAATGGACCAGGTCGATCACTACTACGCCGAGCAATACAACATTCTTTCCGATAGCGAGGAAGAGGATCAGATCTACGAAGTGCGCGAGGGACGGCCGCTGTATCGCACAGAGCACCAGCTCGCGGTATTGCTGGAAAAGGTCCCGCTGAAGTCCGACGCGCGGCTGCTCGACTACGGCTGCGCCAAGAGTTCGAGCATGCAGGCGCTGCTCAAACGGCGTGCCGACCTGCAGGTGCACCTGTTCGATGTCAGCGACGCGTATCAGCGATTCTGGGCCCGATTTCTTCCGGAGCAGCGCTGGGCGACGTTCGAGCCGAAGGCGGAATGGAAGGACAGTTTCGACCTTGTGACCTCGTTCTTCGCCCTGGAGCACATCGTCCAGCCGCTTCAGGCCCTGCAGCGTATTCGCGCCCTGGTTCGGCCGGGTGGTTACTTCTACTGCGTAGTCCCCAATGTGGCGACCAACATCGCCGACTTCATCGTGGTCGACCATGTCAACCATTTCACTGAAAGCTCGCTGGCGTGCCTGCTGCAGCGTGCCGGCTTCGAGGTCGACTCCATCGATGCCGGCGTGCACCGTGGCGCATTCGTGGTGCTTGCACGCCGGCCTCTGGGCGCCCTGGCCGAACCGGTAGCGGATACGCTCGAAGTAGCGCGCCAGCTGGTGTCGCTGGAAAGTATGGCCGCGTTCTGGCAGGAGGCGGCCGACAAGGTCGTGTCCTACATGGACGATTTGCCGGAAGACGCCCGTTGTGCCGTGTACGGCGCTGGTTTCTACGGTTCCTTCATCACGGCCTGCCTCGGCGGGGCCGGACGCATCCGTTGCTTCGTCGACCAGAACCCCTTCCTACAGGGGCGACGGTTGTTCGACAGGCCAATCGTGGCCCCGGCGGAGCTGGACGAAGACGTCGACACCCTGCTGGTGGGCCTCAATCCGGCCCATGCCCGGCAGATCATTGCCGACATCCCTGCGTTGCAGGGACGGTCGTTGCGCCAGTTCTACCTCTGA
- a CDS encoding GNAT family N-acetyltransferase: protein MLEGQTIELRAWRDDDLPTLVALRNDLALQNLLMAQARPNSVEKVRRWLVDKSGSEDVLFFVIGDRDSGSCLGYLQLYNQRPLHGTAELGICLAPAAQRRGVGREALALLEDYAQRVFAIRKILLHVLADNPAAGFYPRVGYREVGCLQAHARIDGSYRDVLVMERLLVP from the coding sequence ATGCTTGAAGGACAGACAATCGAGTTGCGGGCCTGGCGGGATGACGATCTGCCAACCCTGGTCGCACTGCGCAATGACTTGGCACTGCAGAACCTGCTGATGGCCCAGGCGCGCCCGAACTCGGTAGAGAAGGTGCGTCGCTGGCTGGTCGACAAAAGTGGCAGCGAAGATGTGCTGTTCTTCGTGATCGGCGACCGGGACAGCGGAAGTTGCCTGGGCTATCTGCAGCTGTACAACCAGCGCCCGCTCCACGGGACGGCCGAGCTTGGCATCTGCCTGGCCCCGGCTGCACAGCGGCGGGGTGTGGGGCGGGAAGCCCTGGCTCTGCTCGAGGACTACGCCCAGCGGGTGTTCGCTATCCGCAAGATCCTGCTCCATGTGCTGGCGGACAACCCGGCGGCCGGCTTTTACCCGCGCGTGGGCTACCGTGAGGTGGGTTGCCTGCAGGCCCATGCTCGCATCGATGGGAGTTACCGCGACGTGCTCGTCATGGAGAGGCTGCTCGTGCCATGA
- a CDS encoding WbqC family protein codes for MRVVISQPMFFPWPGFLEQVSLADVFVRYDDVQFSKGSFTNRVQVKTARGSHWLSVPLAGLSLGQTISEVSPDHRIDWRSRHRALMAQAYAAAPFRDDMLALLDQVYAADCGNIAALGDLSLKVLCEYFGLASATRFVSIDELGIGGAGSQRVLEIVKALGGSHYVTGLGARNYLDHHAFERAGIQVDYMNYSKSPYPQQHGDFTPYVSSLDLVANCGRQGSALIQPNTLPWREFVKDE; via the coding sequence ATGAGAGTGGTCATCTCCCAGCCCATGTTTTTCCCCTGGCCCGGCTTCCTCGAGCAGGTAAGCCTGGCCGACGTTTTCGTGCGATACGACGACGTGCAGTTTTCCAAGGGCAGCTTCACCAACCGGGTGCAGGTCAAGACGGCCAGGGGCAGCCATTGGCTCAGCGTACCTCTCGCCGGTTTGTCGCTTGGCCAGACCATTTCCGAAGTGAGTCCGGATCACCGTATCGACTGGCGCTCACGGCACCGTGCCCTGATGGCTCAGGCTTATGCCGCCGCGCCGTTCCGTGACGATATGCTGGCGCTGCTCGATCAGGTCTATGCAGCTGACTGCGGCAACATCGCCGCGCTTGGCGACCTGTCGCTCAAGGTGCTCTGCGAGTACTTCGGCCTGGCATCCGCCACACGCTTCGTTTCGATCGACGAACTGGGTATTGGAGGGGCGGGTAGCCAACGGGTCCTGGAAATCGTCAAGGCGCTGGGCGGCAGCCACTACGTGACCGGCCTCGGTGCGCGGAATTACCTGGATCACCATGCATTCGAACGCGCCGGTATCCAGGTGGACTACATGAACTACAGCAAATCGCCGTATCCGCAACAGCACGGCGACTTCACCCCTTACGTATCTAGCCTCGACCTGGTCGCCAACTGCGGGCGGCAAGGCTCGGCGCTGATTCAACCCAATACATTGCCCTGGCGGGAGTTCGTGAAAGATGAATGA
- a CDS encoding cephalosporin hydroxylase family protein, with protein MNEIERFAAEVETNIDSLHGDQDVQALSRIWLREITRHKYAYNFRWMGRPIIQFPQDMIAMQELIWNIQPDLIIETGVAHGGSALYYASLLELLGGDGYVLGVDIDIRTHNRVEIERHPMSKRLRLIQGSSIAPETVQQVAEHVRGKERVLVVLDSNHTHEHVLAELQAYSPFVTRDSYLVVFDTLLEDMPDDLQAADRPWGRGNNPKTAVHQFLGENDRFEIDRRIVSKLLITVAPDGYLRCIR; from the coding sequence ATGAATGAGATAGAGCGGTTCGCGGCCGAGGTCGAGACGAACATCGATAGCCTTCACGGAGACCAGGATGTGCAGGCACTGTCCCGCATCTGGCTGCGGGAGATCACCCGTCACAAGTACGCGTACAACTTCCGCTGGATGGGCCGGCCAATCATCCAGTTCCCGCAGGACATGATCGCGATGCAGGAGCTGATCTGGAACATCCAGCCCGACCTGATCATCGAGACCGGCGTGGCGCACGGCGGCTCGGCGCTTTACTACGCTTCGCTGCTGGAATTACTGGGCGGCGATGGCTATGTGCTGGGTGTGGACATCGATATTCGTACTCACAACCGTGTGGAAATCGAGCGCCATCCAATGAGCAAGCGCCTGCGCCTGATCCAGGGGTCATCCATCGCCCCGGAAACGGTGCAACAGGTTGCCGAGCACGTCCGTGGAAAGGAGCGAGTGCTGGTGGTACTGGATTCCAACCACACCCACGAGCACGTGCTAGCCGAGTTGCAGGCCTATTCGCCGTTCGTGACACGGGACAGCTACCTGGTGGTGTTCGACACGCTGCTGGAAGACATGCCCGATGACCTGCAGGCGGCCGATCGTCCCTGGGGGCGCGGCAACAATCCGAAAACGGCGGTGCACCAATTCCTGGGCGAGAACGATCGTTTCGAGATCGACCGGCGGATCGTCAGCAAATTGCTCATCACTGTCGCACCTGATGGATACCTGCGTTGCATCCGCTGA